One window from the genome of Pseudanabaena yagii GIHE-NHR1 encodes:
- a CDS encoding M23 family metallopeptidase gives MKIHLCFRLAVFVISLSCSCVTPLLAQGCAKDSQANLANNNEEYPPTQRVASVRSDRTLTLAWALPAEFTAIDPFVGKDYQLAEHEGIDFIHSNPLITQVLVRSVADGTVMYVRRDCPQSNSFEPNSLHRDCGGDWGNHIVIRHPNGLFSRYAHLYPDSIQVKVGQRIPRGQVLGTMGNSGRSDIRHLHFELGVAIKINPCAPAQSFHYVYNPATYLQWDNTQ, from the coding sequence ATGAAAATACATTTGTGCTTCAGATTAGCAGTTTTTGTGATTTCTCTATCCTGCTCTTGTGTGACTCCTCTATTGGCTCAAGGTTGCGCTAAAGATTCTCAGGCAAATCTGGCAAACAATAACGAAGAATATCCGCCAACCCAAAGGGTTGCCTCGGTTCGTAGCGATCGCACCTTGACTTTGGCTTGGGCTTTACCCGCAGAATTTACGGCAATCGATCCATTTGTAGGCAAGGACTATCAATTAGCGGAGCATGAAGGCATTGATTTTATTCATAGCAATCCGTTAATTACTCAGGTTTTGGTGCGATCGGTTGCCGATGGCACGGTTATGTATGTGCGTCGTGACTGCCCACAATCAAATTCCTTTGAGCCAAATAGTTTACATCGTGACTGTGGTGGTGATTGGGGCAACCATATCGTGATTCGGCATCCTAATGGACTATTCTCCCGTTATGCTCACCTCTACCCTGATAGCATTCAAGTAAAAGTTGGGCAGAGAATCCCTCGTGGTCAAGTACTTGGCACCATGGGCAACTCAGGACGCAGTGATATCAGACATTTACATTTTGAATTAGGTGTAGCAATTAAGATTAATCCCTGTGCGCCAGCCCAATCTTTTCACTATGTTTACAATCCAGCTACTTATTTACAATGGGACAATACCCAATAG
- a CDS encoding GNAT family N-acetyltransferase has product MNDLPDKSLEKDGDRDRHEGNSVDIREMNIDDIAPIFHLGEQLFTSDLYPYLYRTWDEWEVIGMYNTDSEYCLVAEIDDQLAGFILGTIINKASWKYGYITWLGVNPNFQRRGVADRLVDKIIERMIEDNVRLMLVDTDPANTPAINFFNRKGFGNAREHVFLSLNLAKHEYYGRLINYERDKAERNRPRSRRRT; this is encoded by the coding sequence ATGAATGATTTACCTGATAAGTCCCTTGAGAAAGATGGCGATCGCGATCGCCATGAAGGTAACAGCGTTGATATTCGCGAGATGAATATTGATGATATTGCGCCAATTTTTCACTTAGGCGAGCAATTATTTACCAGTGACTTATATCCATACCTCTATCGCACATGGGACGAGTGGGAGGTGATCGGGATGTATAACACTGATTCGGAATATTGCCTAGTTGCCGAAATTGATGATCAGCTTGCAGGCTTCATTCTCGGCACAATCATCAATAAGGCATCTTGGAAATATGGCTATATTACTTGGCTGGGTGTAAATCCCAATTTCCAACGGCGAGGAGTAGCCGATCGCCTAGTCGATAAGATCATCGAACGCATGATTGAGGATAATGTACGACTCATGCTGGTTGATACCGATCCTGCAAATACGCCTGCCATTAATTTCTTTAATCGCAAAGGTTTCGGCAATGCCAGAGAACATGTTTTTCTATCGCTAAATCTCGCTAAACATGAATATTACGGTAGGCTGATCAATTACGAACGAGATAAAGCCGAACGCAACCGTCCGCGATCGCGCCGCCGCACATAA
- a CDS encoding Uma2 family endonuclease, with protein sequence MVNLTYSKNRILPTAEELPSSDETPVDNQLQNDIPNLLLSLLADIWADRDDWYFGVDMAVYYNPDEPAIVPDGFLAIGVKHDTGERGRLSYVLWAEENIMPILSLEVVSERYNSEYEDKLADYQALGILYYAIYNPFSGRRGRFKHRQRLEVYRLIAGKYELLPMQNHQVWLPEIGLALGYEKGEHIAWYREWLYWYDASGNRYLTANEKVANAEAIANQERLIANQERLIANQERLAKQQAEEARLQAEQKAQRLMEKLREMGINPEEM encoded by the coding sequence ATGGTCAACCTCACCTACAGCAAGAACCGAATTCTTCCCACTGCCGAAGAATTGCCATCCTCAGACGAAACACCAGTGGATAATCAGTTACAGAACGACATTCCCAATCTCCTACTGAGTTTGTTAGCTGACATTTGGGCAGATCGCGATGATTGGTACTTCGGTGTGGATATGGCAGTTTATTACAATCCCGACGAACCAGCGATCGTCCCTGATGGCTTTTTAGCGATCGGCGTTAAGCATGATACGGGGGAACGAGGACGATTGAGTTATGTGCTGTGGGCGGAAGAGAATATTATGCCGATCCTGTCTTTGGAAGTTGTTTCCGAAAGATATAACAGCGAATATGAAGACAAGTTAGCCGACTATCAAGCCTTAGGGATTTTATATTATGCAATTTACAACCCTTTCAGTGGTCGCAGAGGAAGGTTTAAGCATAGACAGCGATTAGAAGTTTATCGACTAATTGCAGGAAAATATGAACTTTTGCCGATGCAAAATCATCAGGTTTGGTTGCCAGAAATTGGATTAGCGCTTGGCTATGAAAAGGGAGAGCATATTGCTTGGTATCGGGAATGGCTCTATTGGTACGATGCTTCAGGAAATCGCTATCTGACCGCTAACGAAAAAGTAGCTAATGCTGAGGCGATCGCCAATCAAGAAAGACTAATCGCTAATCAAGAAAGGCTCATTGCTAATCAAGAGCGACTTGCCAAACAACAGGCTGAGGAGGCACGACTTCAAGCTGAACAAAAAGCGCAAAGACTTATGGAAAAGCTCAGAGAGATGGGAATTAACCCTGAAGAAATGTAA
- a CDS encoding ISKra4 family transposase — MTRTCAGDRQNTLRKYRTRSAKDIFRDRTSRARTDATACDARSRNFFVSTSTGTTEGRERKLKSILGEITVTTQQAEQLGIKAHTRLSPYLEMCCLRVSANSSYEHTEADVAMFTGIRVPAKTQQRLVHRQTFELPQAEQEITELSADGGKIRIRTPVGEECRWLDYKGVRLHEFATGACFQDNQQLVDWVRQQPLSTPITCLGDGHDGVWNLIKPMATEEQRREILDWYHLMENLEKVGGSIRRLNDAKALLWKGNVDDTIALIEQCKRRQAVNFCAYLRKHRHRIVNYDYYQRQLICSIGSGAVESAVKQIDRRTKISGAQWNKDNVPQVLAHLCAYLNGLLAC, encoded by the coding sequence ATTACAAGAACATGTGCAGGAGATCGCCAAAATACTTTACGCAAATACCGAACTAGAAGCGCTAAAGACATTTTCAGGGATCGAACAAGCCGTGCGAGAACAGATGCAACAGCATGTGATGCCCGAAGTAGGAATTTTTTTGTCTCAACAAGTACAGGAACAACAGAAGGACGAGAACGTAAGCTCAAAAGCATCCTTGGAGAGATAACTGTAACCACGCAACAAGCAGAGCAACTGGGAATTAAGGCACATACTCGTCTGAGTCCATATCTGGAGATGTGTTGTTTGCGAGTCAGTGCAAATAGCTCCTATGAACACACCGAAGCAGATGTGGCAATGTTTACAGGAATTCGAGTCCCAGCCAAGACCCAACAGCGTTTAGTCCATCGGCAAACCTTTGAATTACCCCAAGCAGAGCAAGAGATTACCGAACTGAGTGCAGATGGCGGTAAGATTCGCATCAGAACACCTGTGGGTGAAGAATGTCGATGGCTAGACTATAAAGGAGTGAGGTTGCATGAGTTTGCCACTGGAGCTTGCTTTCAGGACAATCAGCAGTTAGTCGATTGGGTACGTCAGCAACCTTTGAGTACGCCAATAACTTGTCTAGGGGATGGACATGATGGAGTATGGAATTTGATTAAGCCCATGGCTACTGAAGAGCAACGACGTGAAATTCTCGATTGGTATCATCTGATGGAGAATCTAGAAAAAGTGGGTGGTTCAATACGTCGCTTAAACGATGCGAAAGCTTTACTTTGGAAAGGTAATGTTGATGATACTATTGCTCTTATTGAACAGTGTAAACGTAGGCAGGCTGTTAATTTCTGTGCCTATCTCCGAAAACATAGACACCGTATTGTCAACTATGATTACTATCAGCGTCAGCTGATTTGTTCTATCGGTTCAGGTGCAGTTGAGTCTGCGGTAAAGCAGATTGACCGTCGCACTAAAATCTCTGGTGCTCAGTGGAACAAAGATAATGTCCCTCAAGTGCTTGCCCATCTTTGTGCTTATCTCAATGGTTTATTGGCTTGCTAG
- a CDS encoding DUF6036 family nucleotidyltransferase — protein MRLNVDSQKIEQLMEALGKEARSSGCIYFTGGASALLIGWRSSTVDIDIRLDPEPSGIFQAIAKLKQELNINIELASPQDFLPPLPRWRDRSVFIGKRGQISFYHYDFTAQALSKLSRGFDRDIKDVEAMYAQKLFSLSTLRDCFEAIAPEIIRFPSLNPDVLRSRVENFIERFEGQEP, from the coding sequence ATGCGTTTAAATGTCGATTCTCAGAAAATCGAACAACTTATGGAAGCATTAGGCAAAGAAGCTCGTAGTTCAGGATGTATCTACTTTACAGGCGGTGCGAGTGCTTTACTCATTGGTTGGCGTAGTTCTACTGTCGATATAGATATTCGTCTAGATCCAGAACCATCAGGAATTTTTCAAGCGATCGCCAAGCTCAAACAAGAATTAAACATAAATATTGAACTTGCCTCTCCACAGGACTTCTTGCCACCTCTTCCAAGATGGCGTGACAGAAGCGTATTCATTGGTAAACGGGGGCAGATTTCATTTTATCACTATGATTTTACAGCCCAAGCTCTTTCTAAACTATCCAGAGGATTTGATCGTGATATTAAGGATGTTGAAGCTATGTACGCTCAGAAATTATTCTCTCTGAGTACGCTGCGCGATTGCTTTGAGGCGATCGCACCCGAAATAATTCGCTTCCCTTCTCTTAACCCTGACGTACTTAGAAGCAGAGTCGAAAACTTCATCGAACGATTTGAAGGGCAGGAGCCATAA
- a CDS encoding bifunctional riboflavin kinase/FAD synthetase: MRVIFDPTQISRPTAIALGNFDGVHIGHRHVIAPILPSALSNHDQHLTSTVVSFSPHPQEFFSKQPRSLLAPFDEKVALLESLGVEQLVLLPFDADLAKLTAAEFMQQILIDSLQVELISVGFDFHFGQKRQGNITDLKNVWGDRLTVIPEQTMLLHDPTPIRISSSNIRVALAKGEVDLANALLGRPYNLVGKVVQGKQLGRTIGFPTANLDLPVQKCLPRDGVYAVQVSISSSPKPIFGVMNIGLRPTVNGDRRSVEVHLFDWQGDLYDQELNVDLVKFIRPEQKFASLDALKAQIQDDCQTALKHFAVSA; the protein is encoded by the coding sequence GTGAGAGTAATATTTGACCCAACCCAGATTTCCCGTCCTACTGCGATCGCCCTCGGTAACTTTGATGGCGTGCATATAGGACATCGCCATGTGATTGCGCCGATTTTGCCATCTGCTTTGAGCAATCACGATCAACATTTAACAAGTACCGTTGTTTCTTTTTCGCCTCATCCTCAAGAATTTTTTAGCAAACAACCGCGATCGCTACTTGCCCCTTTTGACGAAAAAGTTGCCCTACTTGAATCCCTTGGTGTCGAGCAATTAGTTTTGCTACCCTTCGATGCAGATCTTGCTAAACTCACGGCTGCGGAATTTATGCAGCAAATTTTGATTGACTCCCTCCAAGTGGAATTAATCAGCGTTGGTTTTGATTTTCATTTTGGGCAGAAACGCCAAGGTAATATTACCGATCTAAAAAATGTTTGGGGCGATCGCCTCACGGTAATTCCAGAACAGACGATGCTCCTTCATGATCCAACCCCGATCAGAATTAGTAGCTCAAATATTCGTGTTGCCCTAGCTAAGGGTGAAGTTGATCTTGCCAATGCCCTGCTTGGTCGTCCTTATAATCTGGTGGGCAAAGTCGTCCAAGGCAAGCAGTTAGGGCGCACCATCGGTTTCCCGACGGCAAATCTCGATCTACCAGTTCAAAAGTGTTTGCCCCGCGATGGTGTTTATGCTGTACAGGTAAGTATTAGCTCTAGCCCTAAACCCATATTTGGAGTGATGAATATCGGCTTAAGACCAACGGTTAATGGCGATCGGCGATCGGTGGAAGTGCATCTATTTGATTGGCAAGGTGATCTATATGATCAAGAGCTAAATGTAGATCTCGTTAAGTTTATTCGTCCCGAACAGAAATTTGCTTCCCTAGATGCACTCAAGGCACAGATTCAAGATGACTGTCAAACAGCCTTAAAACATTTTGCAGTTTCGGCATAA
- the pyk gene encoding pyruvate kinase, translating to MTVRETFRRTKIVATIGPATSSPDMIRQLIEAGATTFRLNFSHGTHADHHRSICNIRQVSSELNQPVGILQDLQGPKIRLGVFKDGPITLNKGDKFTLTSRQVPGTSEISCITYETLAEEVPVGAVIMLDDGKVEMVVEAVNAELGDLYCRVVIGGTLSNNKGVNFPNVHLSVSAMTDKDREDLRFGLSEGVDWVALSFVCTPEDVLEVKDLIAASGRKASVVAKIEKHEAIANMEAILSVCDGVMVARGDLGVEIPAEDVPIAQKQLIKTANRLGIPVITATQMLDSMVNNPRATRAEISDVANAIIDGTDAVMLSNETAVGKYPILAVETMARIAVRIEREQDLQMQPLESMGRAVPNAISQAVGSIAMQLNAAAIVTLTKTGSTARNVSKFRPPIPILAVTPNVQVARRLQMVWGVQPLVLVSLPSARQNFEAALNLAQEMKLLSAGDLVVMSAGTLQDVAGSTDLIKVEFVSSVVGKGLSIGSGMVHGRARVAFHHLDVRDFNEGEILVIDRTDADFIDVIRKAAAVITEDANLDSHAVVIGRRLGIPILVGVKNATGFIRDGEPLSINFSKGMIYSGSRSDDLAF from the coding sequence ATGACCGTTAGAGAAACATTTCGCCGCACCAAAATTGTCGCTACTATTGGTCCCGCAACCAGTAGCCCTGATATGATTCGCCAGCTTATTGAAGCAGGTGCAACTACATTTCGTTTAAACTTTTCCCACGGAACCCATGCAGATCACCATCGCAGCATCTGCAATATTCGCCAAGTATCTAGCGAACTAAACCAACCCGTCGGTATTTTACAAGACTTACAGGGACCAAAAATTCGCCTTGGGGTATTTAAAGATGGACCCATTACTTTAAATAAAGGCGATAAATTTACCCTAACTAGCCGCCAAGTTCCGGGAACCTCTGAAATTAGCTGCATTACTTATGAAACCCTTGCTGAGGAAGTACCTGTTGGTGCGGTCATCATGCTTGATGATGGCAAGGTAGAAATGGTCGTCGAAGCTGTGAATGCAGAATTAGGCGATCTTTATTGTCGTGTGGTTATTGGTGGCACACTATCTAATAACAAAGGTGTCAATTTCCCAAATGTCCACTTATCTGTCAGTGCCATGACTGATAAGGATCGCGAAGATTTGCGCTTTGGTCTGTCGGAAGGTGTGGATTGGGTAGCATTGAGTTTTGTGTGTACACCTGAAGATGTACTTGAAGTTAAAGATTTAATTGCGGCATCGGGGCGTAAGGCTAGCGTCGTTGCCAAAATCGAGAAGCATGAAGCGATCGCCAATATGGAAGCGATTCTCTCGGTATGTGATGGCGTAATGGTGGCGCGGGGTGATTTGGGTGTAGAAATCCCTGCTGAAGATGTACCGATCGCCCAAAAGCAATTAATTAAAACCGCTAATCGTTTGGGTATTCCCGTCATTACGGCTACCCAAATGCTCGATAGCATGGTGAACAATCCCCGTGCGACCCGTGCCGAAATTTCCGACGTAGCCAACGCAATCATCGATGGAACCGATGCTGTCATGCTTTCTAACGAAACTGCGGTCGGTAAATATCCGATCTTGGCAGTAGAAACGATGGCAAGAATTGCTGTTCGTATCGAAAGAGAACAGGATCTCCAAATGCAACCCCTTGAAAGCATGGGACGTGCGGTTCCTAATGCGATCAGTCAAGCGGTTGGTAGTATCGCCATGCAGTTAAATGCCGCCGCGATCGTGACCTTGACCAAAACAGGTTCAACAGCCCGCAACGTCAGCAAATTCCGTCCCCCGATTCCCATTTTGGCAGTTACGCCCAATGTCCAAGTGGCAAGACGCTTGCAAATGGTTTGGGGGGTGCAGCCCTTAGTTCTAGTTTCCTTGCCATCCGCCCGACAAAACTTTGAAGCGGCTCTCAACCTTGCTCAAGAAATGAAGCTACTGTCCGCAGGTGATTTAGTAGTTATGTCAGCAGGTACATTACAGGATGTGGCGGGTTCAACGGACTTAATTAAGGTTGAATTTGTATCATCGGTAGTGGGCAAAGGCTTAAGCATTGGCTCTGGCATGGTTCATGGTCGTGCTAGGGTTGCTTTCCATCATCTCGATGTGCGTGATTTTAACGAAGGGGAAATCCTTGTAATTGATCGCACTGATGCTGACTTTATTGATGTAATTCGTAAGGCAGCAGCAGTCATTACTGAAGATGCCAACCTTGATTCCCATGCAGTGGTCATTGGCAGAAGGTTAGGTATCCCTATCCTAGTTGGGGTCAAAAATGCCACAGGCTTTATCCGTGATGGTGAACCTCTGAGCATTAATTTCAGCAAAGGCATGATTTATTCTGGTTCACGATCAGACGATTTGGCATTTTAG
- a CDS encoding iron-containing alcohol dehydrogenase, which produces MENFAFYNPVKILFGKGQIANIAAEIPVDAKILVTYGGGSIKTNGVYEQVKAALTGRTFLEFGGIEANPHLETLLKAVELIRAEGINFLLAVGGGSVVDGTKFIAAAVPFDGDPWDILAKHAPIKAAIPFGAVLTLPATGSEMNTSSVVTKWETQEKLFFSSPLVFPKFSVLDPETTFSLPPRQVSNGIVDAFTHVMEQYLTYPVNAPLQDRMAESILQTLIEEGPKTLVDLRDYESRANVMWCATMALNGLIGVGVPQDWATHMIGHELTALHGLDHAQTLAIVLPNMLSIKRDRKREKLLQYAERVWGLVDGDEDARIDQAIQKTRDFFESVGVRTKLSDYGVGLDVIPLITDRFEKRGFVALGEHQDVTPKVVEQILALCA; this is translated from the coding sequence ATGGAAAATTTTGCTTTTTATAATCCAGTCAAAATTCTATTTGGCAAAGGTCAAATCGCGAATATTGCAGCAGAAATTCCTGTTGATGCCAAAATCCTTGTCACCTATGGTGGTGGCAGTATCAAAACCAATGGAGTTTATGAGCAAGTAAAAGCTGCCCTAACAGGACGAACCTTTCTAGAATTCGGCGGGATTGAAGCCAATCCACATCTGGAAACATTACTCAAGGCAGTTGAGTTGATTCGTGCTGAAGGAATTAATTTTTTACTAGCTGTTGGTGGTGGTTCAGTCGTTGATGGGACAAAGTTTATTGCCGCAGCAGTTCCCTTTGATGGCGATCCTTGGGATATCTTGGCAAAACATGCCCCCATCAAGGCGGCAATCCCATTTGGTGCAGTTTTGACCCTGCCAGCAACAGGCTCAGAAATGAATACTAGTTCTGTAGTAACCAAGTGGGAAACCCAAGAAAAACTATTTTTCTCTAGTCCCCTTGTATTTCCCAAATTCTCGGTACTAGATCCTGAAACCACTTTCTCGCTGCCTCCAAGACAGGTAAGTAATGGCATTGTTGATGCTTTTACCCATGTAATGGAACAGTATTTGACCTATCCCGTTAATGCCCCACTCCAAGATCGGATGGCAGAATCAATTCTGCAAACCTTGATCGAGGAAGGTCCCAAAACCTTAGTAGATCTCCGTGATTATGAGTCCAGAGCTAACGTGATGTGGTGCGCCACTATGGCTCTGAATGGTCTGATTGGTGTCGGTGTCCCTCAAGATTGGGCAACACATATGATTGGTCATGAACTCACAGCTCTGCATGGACTGGATCATGCCCAAACCTTGGCGATTGTTTTACCGAATATGCTGAGCATTAAACGCGATCGCAAGCGTGAAAAGCTACTGCAATATGCTGAGCGCGTTTGGGGTCTGGTCGATGGTGATGAAGACGCAAGAATTGATCAAGCGATTCAGAAAACTCGCGACTTTTTTGAATCCGTCGGTGTTCGCACTAAGCTTTCAGACTATGGTGTGGGCTTAGATGTCATTCCCTTAATCACCGATCGCTTCGAGAAGCGTGGCTTTGTGGCTTTAGGTGAACATCAAGATGTCACACCCAAAGTTGTCGAGCAAATTTTAGCGCTCTGTGCTTAA
- a CDS encoding low molecular weight protein-tyrosine-phosphatase — MTKKLLFVCLGNICRSPAAENIMNHLIEREGLSDRFICDSAGTGGWHVGAPPDRRMRAAAKERGLNFVGSARQFEAMDLREFDLILAMDRDNYRNILALDPQGKFKDKVKMMCDYCQTHNDKEVPDPYYGGADGFNYVIDLLFDACGGLLKSLKSR, encoded by the coding sequence ATGACTAAGAAACTGTTATTTGTTTGTCTCGGAAATATTTGCCGATCGCCTGCTGCGGAAAATATCATGAATCATCTGATTGAGCGGGAAGGACTAAGCGATCGCTTTATTTGTGATTCCGCAGGTACAGGTGGTTGGCATGTGGGCGCACCACCTGATCGCCGAATGCGGGCTGCCGCCAAAGAACGTGGTTTAAATTTTGTTGGTTCAGCTAGACAATTTGAAGCGATGGACTTACGGGAATTTGACCTAATCTTGGCAATGGACAGAGACAACTATCGCAATATCCTTGCCCTTGATCCACAGGGAAAATTCAAGGACAAGGTGAAAATGATGTGTGACTATTGCCAAACCCACAATGACAAAGAAGTTCCAGATCCCTATTATGGTGGTGCGGATGGCTTTAATTATGTTATCGATCTCCTCTTCGATGCCTGTGGTGGGCTTCTCAAATCCTTGAAAAGTCGCTAA
- a CDS encoding Uma2 family endonuclease encodes MSASVTEDLIIPSAKVWTDRAFMALPDDECRYEIVNGELVVMGNSGALHGYISIVLSSALFAIVSPQKLGVLFDSSTAFKMKNGNKRSPDISFFAKERFQGIADLPIGFLEGAPDLAVEILSPGNTVEEISTKLVEYFENGTRLVWVINPIQHYVLVYRSAQEPDRLLKRGDCLDGEDVINGFSFAVDQLFQRLSF; translated from the coding sequence ATGTCTGCTTCAGTTACAGAAGATCTCATAATACCAAGCGCAAAAGTCTGGACAGATCGGGCATTCATGGCTCTTCCCGATGATGAATGTCGTTATGAAATTGTAAATGGAGAACTAGTTGTCATGGGCAACTCAGGTGCTTTACATGGCTATATTTCCATTGTTTTGAGTTCAGCTTTGTTTGCAATTGTGTCACCGCAAAAGCTGGGCGTGTTATTTGATTCCAGCACCGCCTTCAAGATGAAAAATGGTAATAAACGCTCCCCTGATATTTCTTTCTTTGCGAAAGAGAGATTTCAAGGGATTGCAGATCTGCCCATTGGCTTTTTAGAAGGTGCACCTGATCTAGCAGTGGAAATCCTATCCCCTGGAAATACGGTCGAAGAAATTAGTACCAAACTTGTGGAATATTTTGAAAATGGGACAAGGTTAGTTTGGGTAATTAATCCTATCCAACACTATGTCTTAGTTTATCGTTCTGCCCAAGAACCCGATCGCCTCCTTAAACGTGGTGATTGTCTGGATGGAGAAGATGTTATTAATGGGTTTAGTTTTGCTGTTGATCAGCTATTTCAAAGACTTTCATTCTAG
- a CDS encoding CoB--CoM heterodisulfide reductase iron-sulfur subunit B family protein: MTETKALKYAYYSGCVAKGACKELHASTTAIAQALGIELVELTKATCCGSGTFKETDELMEDVVNARNISLAEELNLNVMTQCSTCQGVLGRVNDKLKSSDPSRKDEVNALLNTQGHHFQGSTEVLHLLWILIRDYGLENIAAKVTRSLANLKCAAFYGCYLLRSQVTRFDDPFKPESLENIFRTVGATPIYYDGRVQCCGWPISSYAPKESFSMAGRHLTAAIAAGADCIVTPCPLCHLNLDSRQPEVEKVIGQKLGIPILHLPQLIGLAIGIDPKVLGLDRHIVSTSSVLQKLSL, encoded by the coding sequence ATGACAGAGACGAAAGCATTGAAATACGCCTACTATTCTGGTTGCGTTGCCAAGGGTGCTTGCAAAGAACTCCACGCATCGACAACAGCGATCGCTCAAGCCTTAGGCATTGAATTGGTGGAATTAACTAAGGCAACCTGTTGCGGTTCGGGAACCTTTAAGGAAACCGATGAGCTAATGGAAGATGTGGTCAATGCCCGAAATATTTCTCTCGCCGAAGAATTGAATCTTAATGTGATGACGCAATGTAGCACCTGTCAGGGTGTTCTCGGTCGTGTCAATGACAAGCTCAAAAGCTCTGACCCTAGCCGCAAAGATGAAGTTAATGCCTTACTGAATACGCAAGGTCATCATTTCCAAGGATCGACGGAAGTTTTGCATTTACTCTGGATTCTCATTCGTGACTATGGCTTAGAAAATATAGCGGCTAAAGTCACGCGATCGCTTGCCAATCTAAAATGTGCTGCCTTTTATGGTTGTTATTTATTGCGATCGCAAGTTACGCGCTTTGATGATCCCTTTAAGCCAGAATCCTTAGAAAACATTTTTCGCACCGTTGGTGCAACTCCTATTTATTACGATGGTCGTGTCCAGTGCTGCGGCTGGCCGATTTCCAGCTATGCCCCCAAGGAATCCTTCTCAATGGCAGGAAGACATTTGACTGCCGCGATCGCCGCAGGTGCAGATTGTATTGTTACCCCATGTCCTCTTTGTCACTTAAATCTTGATTCGCGTCAACCCGAAGTTGAAAAGGTCATTGGTCAAAAATTGGGTATCCCAATTTTGCACCTACCTCAATTAATTGGCTTAGCGATCGGCATTGATCCAAAAGTACTTGGCTTAGATCGCCACATTGTTTCTACAAGTTCAGTTTTACAAAAACTTTCTCTATAA
- a CDS encoding tRNA (cytidine(34)-2'-O)-methyltransferase, producing MLQVALIYPEIPPNTGNIARTCAATNTHLHLVEPLGFEISDRQLKRAGIDYWDYVNVTVHPNIESLREASKGGRWICFSARGAKHFREFQYQDGDWLLFGSESSGLPQEVLANNPAVYIPMENPNVRSLNLSVSAALGLFEARRQLGI from the coding sequence ATGCTGCAAGTCGCTCTCATCTATCCCGAAATTCCGCCCAATACTGGCAATATCGCTCGCACCTGTGCCGCCACAAATACCCATTTGCACTTGGTTGAGCCTCTGGGCTTTGAAATTAGCGATCGCCAACTGAAGCGAGCAGGCATAGACTATTGGGACTATGTAAACGTGACTGTGCATCCTAATATCGAATCCCTACGCGAAGCATCCAAAGGGGGAAGGTGGATTTGCTTTAGTGCGCGTGGAGCAAAACATTTTCGAGAATTTCAATATCAAGATGGTGATTGGCTATTATTTGGCAGTGAATCCAGTGGTCTACCTCAAGAAGTCCTTGCCAATAATCCTGCGGTTTATATCCCTATGGAAAATCCCAACGTCCGCAGTCTCAATCTCTCCGTGAGTGCTGCCCTCGGTTTATTTGAAGCCAGACGACAATTAGGAATTTAA